AAGGAGCAATCTGTGGGATCTTCCCAGCAGAAAGGAAAAGCTGTTATTCCGCAGGCTTCTAAAAAAGAAGCATCTGCTCCTTCCCCAATAGAGGCAGAAAAAGAAGCAAGGAGGAAACTTAAGGGAAAGGAAAAAGAATCCATTGAGGAAACAGAAGCAAGGCTGAGGGAAGAACAACCTGCGGAAGAGCAAATTCTCCAGACTTTAGAGCAAAAGATCGCTAGATTACACCAAAAATTAGATGAGGATCCGAATGAGGAAGAGTTTGAAGCAATTCAAGAGAAATATAATGTTTTAATCGAGCTTGTTGAGGAAAGAAACATTAAATTAGGAGATTTGGAATCTGTAGTTGCTTATTTAGGCGCCAGAATCGCTGCACCCAAAGAAAGCATAGCGAGGCCATCCCGCCAACCAGCTCCTTTAGAAGTTGAGAACCCGGCCCCTGATCTTGCAGCGAAAATCTCAGTTGAGACGGAGGTAATCGATAGAACCAATCAAAAAATCACCACGATTACCCTCGCTGAAGAACAAGCCTTATTTACTCTTCAATCGATTGCAGAAGATGTTGAAACATTGAAATCCTTTCTTAAAGAGAATCTCGAGGTGTTGAAATCCTTTGCAACAAATATCGAAAACTCGAAAACCTTTTTTAAAGAGAATTCTGAGATATTGAAATCCTTTCTCAAGGAGAATCTCATGATTAGGGGTAAATTTTCTAAGAAAGTAACTGGTTTGAGCCGTTCTTACACCGTCTCTCCCAGGGGGCGTATTTCCGTGCACCTTAAAACGGAGGAAAAGGTTCAAATTGGGAAACTTGTCAAAAAAGGAAAAATAGGCGGCGGAGCCTTTAAGAAAGCTAAATTAATGCAAGAGGTGGACAAAGGTACATTTGAGGTCAGGGGAATTTTAGCTGAGGCATTAGATCCTTCTACTAGAAGCCGAGTATTTAATTTTATAAGGGATATGAGAGGGGAAGAGCATATTTGCCAAATGGACTACGTGCAATGGTTTTCTAAGAGAAAAAAAACTTCTTCTATTATGGATGTGAATAAAAAGGGGGGGAGAAAAGAAGCTTTCATCTCAGAGTTTTATCCATTTACAGGAGAAGAAGTTATCTCTCTCATCCAAGAGAACCGTATCCCGTCAACATTATATATACCTATAGCCCTTCAACTTGCATACGGGGTTCAATCGATGCATCAAAAAGGGTGGGTGCATCGAGATTTGAAACCTGGCAATATCTTTTTCCAATGGGATCCCTCAAACCCTACCGAAATAAAGGTGGCCATTGGGGATTTTGATACCGTTCATAAAACTAATGACGCGAATAGTACAAACGAATCTACGGGAACACCCGGTTATATTCCCCCTGAGTATGGGATTGAAGAGCTGATCTCAGATGCAAAACCTGCAGATATCTATGCGTTAGGAGTGACTTTGTTAGAAATGTTTATGACGCATGGACCGGCTCCTTGGAAAAAAGGTGCAGAAAACGTTGCTCAGCTTATGTACTTACCAATAAAAGGCGAATATAAACAAACATTGGAAGAATTAAGGCAAAATGCAACCACTCCATTTGAACGTTTAATTTTAGAGATGTGTCAAAGTGATCCGCAGGCAAGGCCTTCGATAGAAGAGGTCATAAAAAGATTGGAGTCTATGCTTTAGCCTCAGTTTCACGTAAGCTGCCTTTTTGCTGTATTCTGAGTTAGTTTTATTAAAAAAGCCTCAGTATACAGCGGCAATTAAAGGCGCGTTTAGGCGAATCTCTTTTTGATAGCTGGATAAAAGCTCATGTAGAGAGGATAAAAAGCTTAGGCGCGCCTCTTAAGCCAACTATAAATTCCTTGGCACAGGGGGATGGAATATATTTTAGCAAATTTCGAACTAAGTGGCAGCCCCTCCATTAGTAGATTTTTTAGACCTTTCCTCTCTACGCTCTTTAAGACTTTCTTCATTGAGATGACGCAAAAAAGCAAAAAATTTCGATAAATTTTGATTAGCATCTTTCTCTATCAGTATTTTTTTAACTGCCTTCAGCCGAGATTCCATTTTGGGGTTTTGAAGATAATGAACTCCTTGAATGCTGAGATGGCAGTAAGCGCTAACTCCGTTTTTATCTATTTTATTAATTTCTGCGCCGTTTTTAAGAAGATAGTCGACCATCTCATAGCGCCCAAGGCAAGCGGCTATCATTAAGGGAGTGCGCCCTTGATGGTCCTCACAATTAATATCTCCTCCCTTAGTTAAGAGGTGCTTTACGGCTGGAATGTTATTGCTTTCAGCGGCCAGATGGAGAGGTGTTGAGTTTTCGTCCGTAATGTGGGTGGGCGTTGTTTTTAATTGACGCTCGAGAACTTGATTAAGTGCGCTATTTGTAGTTCGGCACCAGATAGAAGCCATGATTTGAGGGTTTGTATTTTCTCCCTTCAAATACTCTTGCGCAGCATGCAGGCGATCTGCCTGGCTCCACTTTTTAAATTGCTCTTTTTCGTCATTTCCGCTTTCTAAAAAAAGCATGCCGCGCAACACCAACTTAGCTAAAGCCCAAGCCCAAAATCCTCCTTTTTGAGGGGTAGTGGGAATATAGTGTTGAGGAGTAAGGCCGAGTTCTTTATCGACTACTTTTTCAAAATAATAGAGGGGAATGTAGCAGCCTAGCATCTCTTGGATAAATTCTGCTGTAAAAAGAGAAGGATCATTCAATTTATAAATATGTAAGCCTGTTGGTTGGGTTAATCGTACCCCTTTGTTGAGTTTGATTAGGCAATCTCCTTTAAGAAGAAAGCCGCATCGATACCCCTCTCTAACATCTTTATCCGGCTTGGCTCTTAAAGCTAAAAAAATTATTTTTCCCTGCTGGTATTCTTCTAAAAGAGTCTGCGCCTTTTTATAGGTATCCCGTTCCTCTTCCATTTTTAGGATAGCCTGCAGATTGGATAGTATGGTTTCTTTTAGAGGAGAATCGAGGTGCCTTTCAAGTGAATCATAAAGAGCCTGAAAGGCGTTCCTATGATCAAGATTGTCAAGGGCAAAAGTTTGTTCATTGAGCTGGCTAGTTCCGCACAGGCTAAATCGATGGGCAAGAAGCTTAATATTATTGATGGAAGCTAGCTGAGCGTTTAATCGATATGAGGCTTCAATAGCCCTCAATCTCTTAAGGGCTTTAGCACCTTTTCTCAGCATAATCTCTAAAGCAGCTGCTCTTTTCTGCACAGCCTCTAAATCGTTAGCGAGAAGCCCCCACCTTTCGCAATAATTTTTTACAAAAATTTTGTCTTGAGGATTTGTTGCTCGCAACATCACCCTTGTAAAAGGGTCTAAATTAACGTCTTGAGGATCATTTTGGCTGAGATCAAAAGAGGGCGTAGCAACATACGGAGCTGGGGATATAGGTTGAACATTCATTTTACTTATCCTTTTTATTAAATTTATACCCTAAACTTTAAGTTGATATTTTTGCAACTTAGATAAAGAGATACGAGCAAAACTTTTGCGTAAAAAAACCTCTTTATAGTTTAAAAGCTTTTAATAACGACTAACAAGCTAAACATGTAAAGTCAAAATAATAAAAGCTATTAAATTTTACTATGCTTTAGTTATTTTGTGAAAGTTTTTTTTTAAGTCATAATGAAAAAGCATCTAATGAAGGCGAGCCGGCCTAAGAGAAGACTTAGATCTAAAGGATCTATAGCTGAAATGATGGAGCTTGTGATTTTATTTCCCCAACTCAGGCTAGAACTTTTAAAAACTTTTACAGCTAAATTAAGACTTGCTTCCAAAAAGTATTTCCTAAAGTGAGTCGGTAAGACCCTGATTTGCCAACATTGAGCTTCCTAAAAAATTTATTCGGCAAAACCCGGCTCTTCTTCAAACAAAAATCGAGCAAAGTTAATCAATTGATCGGCAAGCTGCCTCATTTTTTGGTTAAAACGCGCATGAGCATTCTCATGATAAGGCCCTTGAAAAATTCCCCTTCTCGTACGGCTATTTGTAAAGGAGTGTGTCCCCCACCCATAAGAAAAACTCGCCGTTGCGGCTGCTTTGCCCAGCCCTTGTCCGTTTTTTCAACTAAAGTAAGTCTTTGCTTATTGAAAAGCCATTTGCTCTGCAGAGGAGGGGCAGTTTTTTCAGTTAAATGTTAAAAATTTCTACACCTAGCTAGCGTTAACTTTTAGAAGTTTACACCTCAGACTTGAGTCATTTTTAATAAAACTACTATATAATTATATTTTTAATTTTATTTTTCGTTTTATAATTAAATCATAGTTAAGGAGGGTTAATTATGAGCTTTGATTATAATAATTATAAAAACCTTTTAAACTTCTGGAAGGAAAAAGAAACATTATCTCATGCCAAAGATAAAAAGAGATCCGAGCAAAAGACACCTTCGCAAGCCAAAATAACTGAAAAAGCCACAGAGGCTATCTCTCCTAAAAATACGCCTATCACTAGCTCTTCTAAAAAACAGAAGGCGCAAGGTAAGAAAGAGAGCTTTCGCTCAACGCGTCCTCAAAAAGGGCAAAAATTTGAAAAGCTGAGAAATTTGTTTGAACAAGCAAGGCCTATGCAGCTATCTCCTGAGCGAAAAGCCTCCCCACGAAGAATCGAAATCCCCCAAGTTTTTCTACAAGAGGAAGCTCAAAAGGAGCAATCTGTGGGATCTTCCCAGCAGAAAGGAAAAGCTGTTATTCCACGGGATTTTAAGCAGGCTTTTAATAGAAAAAAATCTGTTTCTTCCCCCCTAGAGGCAGAAAAAGAGGCAAGAAGAAAATTGAAGGGAAAGGAAAAAGAATCAATCGAAGAAGCCGAAGTAAGAGAAGGAGAAGAAAATCTTAAAGGAGAGCAAATTCTCAAAACTTTAGAACAAACGATCGCTAGATTAGAGCAAAAATTAGATCAGCATCTGAATGAGGAAAAGTTAGAAGCGATTTGGGGGGAATATGATGATTTACTCAAGCTTGTTGATGAAGGAGACATTGAATTAGGAGATCTTCGTTCTTTAATTGTTCACTTAAAAACCAAAATTAATGAACAAGAAAAAAGAATAGCGCATGAACCTTCACAACCTGCTCCATTAGGAGTTGAGACCCCACACCCTAGACTTGCAGCTGACGAGGTCATGGACAAAACACCTGAAAGGATCACCACAATCATTGCAGCTGAAGAAGAAGCGTTATTTACTCTTAGATCGATTGAAGAAGATATTGAAAAATTGAAATCCTTTCTTAAAGAGAAACCCGAGATTAGGGGTAAGCTTTCTAAGAAAGTAACTGGCTTAACCCGTTCCTACACTGTCTCTCCAAATGGACGTATTTCCGTACATGTTAAAAAGGAAGAAAAGGTTCAAATTGGGGAACTTGTAAAAAAAGGAAAAATAGGAGGTGGAGCCTTTAAGAAAGCCAAATTAATGCAAGATGTGAAAACAGGGGCATTTGAGGTCAGAGGAATTTTAACTAAGTTATTAGACTCTTCTACAAGAAGCACAATATTTAATTTTATTAAGGACATGAGGGGGGAAGAGCATATTTGCCAAATGGGCCACGTGAAATGGACTTCTAGAAGAACGGAATCTTCTTCGTCTTCTTCTATTATGAATGCCCATAAAACGGGGGGATTAAAAGAAGCTTTCATCTCAGAGTTTTATCCATTTACCGGAGAAGCAATCATCTCTTTAATCAAAGAGAACCGCATCCCGCCCAAATTACGTCTCTCTATGGCCCTTCAACTTGCACAAGGGGTTCAATCGATGCATCAAAAAGGATGGGTACATAGAGATTTAAAACCCGGTAATGTTTTTTTTCACTGGAATCACTCAAATCCTACCATAATAAAAGCGGCCATTGGAGATTTTGATACCGTTCATAAAACTGATGACAAGCCAAGGACTATGGATGCTATGGGAACAGGCGGTTATATTCCCCCTGAGTATGTATCTGAAACGGATGTTTTAGATGCAAAACCTGCTGATATCTATGCATTAGGGGTGACTTTGTTAGAAATGTTTATGACCCATGGACTAGCTCCTTGGAAAGAAGGTGTAGAGGATCCTTTTCAGCTTATGTTCTTAATAACACAAGACGAGTATAAGCAAACATTGGAAGAATTAAGGCGAAATGCAACCACTCCATTTGAACATTTAATTTTAGACATGTGTCAAAGCGATCCGCAGGCAAGGCCTTCGATAGAAGAGGTCATAAAAAGATTGGAGTCTATGCTTTAGCCTTAGTTTCACGTAAGTTGCCTTCTTGCTGTATTCTGAGTCAGATTTATTAAAAAAGCCTCAGAATACAGCGGTAATTAAAGGCACGTTTAGGCGAAACTCTTTTTGATAGCTGGATAAAAGCTCATGCAGAGAGGATAAAAAGCTTAGGCGCGCCTCTTAAGCCAACCATAAATTCCCTGGCACGTGGGGATGGAATATATTTTAGCGAATCTTGAGCTAAGTGACAGCCCCTCCATTAGTAGATTTTTTAGACCTTTCTTCTCTAAATTCTTTAAGATTTTCCTCACCGCGATGACGCAAAAAAGCAAAAAATTTCGATAAATTTTTATTAGCGCCATTTTCTATTAGTATTTTTTTAACTACCTTCAACCGAGATTCCATTTTGGGGTTTTGAAGATAATGATATCCTTGAATGCTGAGATGGCAGTAGGCGCTAACGCCGTTTTTATCTATTTTATTAATCTCTGCGCCGTTTTTAAGAAGATAGTCGACCATCTCATAGCGCCCAAGGCAAGCGGCTATCATTAAGGGAGTACGCCCTTGATGGTCCTCACAATTAATATCTCCTCCCTTAGTTAAGAGGTGCTGTACGGCTGGAATGTTATTGCTTTCAGCGGCCAGATGGAGAGGTGTTGATTTTTCATCCGTAATGTGGGTGGGCGTTGCCTTTAATTGACGCTCGAGAATTTGATTAAGTGCGCTATTTGTAGTTCGGCACCAGACAGAAGCCATGATTTGAGGGTTTGTATTTTCTCCCTTCAAATACTCTTGCGCAGCATGCAGGCGATCTGTCTGGCTCCACTTTTTAAATTGCTCTTTTTCGTCATTTCCGCTTTCTAAAAAAAGCATGCCGCGCAACACCAGCTTAGCTAAAGCCCAAGCCCAAAATCCTCCTTTTTGAGGGGTAGTGGGGATATAGTGTTGGGGAGTAAGGCCGAGTTCTTCATCGACTGCTTCTTCAAAATAATAGAGGGGAATGCAGCAGCCTAGCATCTTTTGGATAAATTCTGCTGTAAGGAGAGAAGGATCATTCAATTTATAAATATGTAAACCTGCTGGTTGGCATAATCGTCCCCCTTTGTTGAGTTTGATTAGGCAATCTTCTTTGAGAAGAAAACCGCATCGGTGCCCTTCTTTAACATCTCTATCCGACTCGGCTCTTAAAGCTAAAAAAATTATTTTTCCCTGCTGGTATTCTTCTAAAAGAGTCTGCGCCTTTTTATAGGTATCCCGTTCCTCTTCCATTTTTAGGATAGCCTGCAGATTGGATAGGATGGTTTCTTTTAGAGGAGAATCGAGGTGCCTTTCAAGTGAATCATAAAGAGCCTGAAAGGCGTTCCTATGATCAAGATTGTCAAGGGCAAAAGTTTGTTCATTGAGCTGGCTAGTTCCGCACAGGCTAAATCGATGGGCAAGAAGCTTAATATTATTGATGGAAGCTAGCTGAGCATTTAATCGATATGAGGCTTCAATAGCCCTCAATCTCTTAAGCGCTTTAGCACCTTTTTTCAGCATAATCTCTAGATTAGCTGCTCTTTTTTGCACAGCCTCTAAATCGTTAGCGAGAAGCCCCCATCTTTCGCAATAATTTTTTACAAAAATTTTGTCTTGAGTATTTTTTGCTCGCAACATCACCCTTGTAAAAGGGTCTAAATGAACGTCTTGAGGATCATTTTGGCTGAGATCAGAAGAGGGCGTAGCAACATACGGGGCTGGGGATATAGGTTGAACATTCATTTTACTTATCCTTTTTATCAAATTTATACCCTAAACTTTAAGTTGATATTTTTGCAACTTAGATAAAGAGATACGAGCAAAACTTTTGCGTAAAAAAACACCTCTTTATAGTTTAAAAGCTTTTAATAACGACTAACAAGCTAAACATGTAAGGTCAAAATAATAAAAGCTATTAATTTTTACTATGCTTTAGTTATTTTGCGATTTTTTTTTAATTCAGAATGAAAAACATCTAAAGGAGGCGAGTCAATCTAAAAGAAGCCCTAGTACTAAAGGATCTATAGCTGAAATGATGGAGCTTGTAATTTTATTTTCCCAGCTCAAGCTAGAACTTTTAAAAACTTTTACAGCTAAATTAAGACTTGCTTCAGAAAAGTGCTTCCTAGAAAATTTATTCGGCAAAACCCGGCTCTTCTTCAAACAAAAATCGACCAAAGTTAATCAATTGATCGGCAAGCTGCCTCATTTTTTGGTTAAAACGCGCATGAGCATTCTCATGATAAGGCTCTTGAAAAAATTCCCCTGCTAACACGGCTGTTTGTAAAGAAGTGTTGACCCCCATCCCATGAAAAAAACTCGCCGTGGCAGCTGCATCGCCCAGCACTAGGATATTTTTTTCAGGTAAAGAAAAAGCCTTTGCTTTTTGAAAAGCAATTTGAACATTATCTGTAAAGATAATCGGCTCTGTTTCAAGCTTTTCGGCTTCTAAAAACCATTCGCAGGCTTCTACTTTCTTTTTTAAACTCTTCAAGGAAACTTTTGCAAATAAAGTCGTATCCCCTACAAAG
This window of the Parachlamydia sp. AcF125 genome carries:
- a CDS encoding protein kinase; the encoded protein is MNFNNNNYENLLNFWKEKETLPAAKDKKRSEQRTPSQAKITEKATEAISPKNTPITSSSKKQKMQGKKESFRSTRPQKGQKFEKLRNLFEQARPTQPSPERKASPRRIEIPQVFLQEEAQKEQSVGSSQQKGKAVIPQASKKEASAPSPIEAEKEARRKLKGKEKESIEETEARLREEQPAEEQILQTLEQKIARLHQKLDEDPNEEEFEAIQEKYNVLIELVEERNIKLGDLESVVAYLGARIAAPKESIARPSRQPAPLEVENPAPDLAAKISVETEVIDRTNQKITTITLAEEQALFTLQSIAEDVETLKSFLKENLEVLKSFATNIENSKTFFKENSEILKSFLKENLMIRGKFSKKVTGLSRSYTVSPRGRISVHLKTEEKVQIGKLVKKGKIGGGAFKKAKLMQEVDKGTFEVRGILAEALDPSTRSRVFNFIRDMRGEEHICQMDYVQWFSKRKKTSSIMDVNKKGGRKEAFISEFYPFTGEEVISLIQENRIPSTLYIPIALQLAYGVQSMHQKGWVHRDLKPGNIFFQWDPSNPTEIKVAIGDFDTVHKTNDANSTNESTGTPGYIPPEYGIEELISDAKPADIYALGVTLLEMFMTHGPAPWKKGAENVAQLMYLPIKGEYKQTLEELRQNATTPFERLILEMCQSDPQARPSIEEVIKRLESML
- a CDS encoding ankyrin repeat domain-containing protein, translating into MNVQPISPAPYVATPSFDLSQNDPQDVNLDPFTRVMLRATNPQDKIFVKNYCERWGLLANDLEAVQKRAAALEIMLRKGAKALKRLRAIEASYRLNAQLASINNIKLLAHRFSLCGTSQLNEQTFALDNLDHRNAFQALYDSLERHLDSPLKETILSNLQAILKMEEERDTYKKAQTLLEEYQQGKIIFLALRAKPDKDVREGYRCGFLLKGDCLIKLNKGVRLTQPTGLHIYKLNDPSLFTAEFIQEMLGCYIPLYYFEKVVDKELGLTPQHYIPTTPQKGGFWAWALAKLVLRGMLFLESGNDEKEQFKKWSQADRLHAAQEYLKGENTNPQIMASIWCRTTNSALNQVLERQLKTTPTHITDENSTPLHLAAESNNIPAVKHLLTKGGDINCEDHQGRTPLMIAACLGRYEMVDYLLKNGAEINKIDKNGVSAYCHLSIQGVHYLQNPKMESRLKAVKKILIEKDANQNLSKFFAFLRHLNEESLKERREERSKKSTNGGAAT
- a CDS encoding protein kinase: MSFDYNNYKNLLNFWKEKETLSHAKDKKRSEQKTPSQAKITEKATEAISPKNTPITSSSKKQKAQGKKESFRSTRPQKGQKFEKLRNLFEQARPMQLSPERKASPRRIEIPQVFLQEEAQKEQSVGSSQQKGKAVIPRDFKQAFNRKKSVSSPLEAEKEARRKLKGKEKESIEEAEVREGEENLKGEQILKTLEQTIARLEQKLDQHLNEEKLEAIWGEYDDLLKLVDEGDIELGDLRSLIVHLKTKINEQEKRIAHEPSQPAPLGVETPHPRLAADEVMDKTPERITTIIAAEEEALFTLRSIEEDIEKLKSFLKEKPEIRGKLSKKVTGLTRSYTVSPNGRISVHVKKEEKVQIGELVKKGKIGGGAFKKAKLMQDVKTGAFEVRGILTKLLDSSTRSTIFNFIKDMRGEEHICQMGHVKWTSRRTESSSSSSIMNAHKTGGLKEAFISEFYPFTGEAIISLIKENRIPPKLRLSMALQLAQGVQSMHQKGWVHRDLKPGNVFFHWNHSNPTIIKAAIGDFDTVHKTDDKPRTMDAMGTGGYIPPEYVSETDVLDAKPADIYALGVTLLEMFMTHGLAPWKEGVEDPFQLMFLITQDEYKQTLEELRRNATTPFEHLILDMCQSDPQARPSIEEVIKRLESML
- a CDS encoding ankyrin repeat domain-containing protein, producing MNVQPISPAPYVATPSSDLSQNDPQDVHLDPFTRVMLRAKNTQDKIFVKNYCERWGLLANDLEAVQKRAANLEIMLKKGAKALKRLRAIEASYRLNAQLASINNIKLLAHRFSLCGTSQLNEQTFALDNLDHRNAFQALYDSLERHLDSPLKETILSNLQAILKMEEERDTYKKAQTLLEEYQQGKIIFLALRAESDRDVKEGHRCGFLLKEDCLIKLNKGGRLCQPAGLHIYKLNDPSLLTAEFIQKMLGCCIPLYYFEEAVDEELGLTPQHYIPTTPQKGGFWAWALAKLVLRGMLFLESGNDEKEQFKKWSQTDRLHAAQEYLKGENTNPQIMASVWCRTTNSALNQILERQLKATPTHITDEKSTPLHLAAESNNIPAVQHLLTKGGDINCEDHQGRTPLMIAACLGRYEMVDYLLKNGAEINKIDKNGVSAYCHLSIQGYHYLQNPKMESRLKVVKKILIENGANKNLSKFFAFLRHRGEENLKEFREERSKKSTNGGAVT